Genomic DNA from Crassostrea angulata isolate pt1a10 unplaced genomic scaffold, ASM2561291v2 HiC_scaffold_150, whole genome shotgun sequence:
CTCTTAGATTTTAGCTACTGGCTCCTGACCATATCTTTTGCCTCATACCATTTGATACCTCCTGTtgatcaggttttttttcttttttttgttttgttttgttttggttttttttttttctttttacacacTGCACATTCATTTATTACCAATTTAATTCTTTTCGATGAATTGTACAGGTGTGCAGTACacttatataaacatgtatatatatttaatattttgtaacagttaatgatataaattaagTATAAACTATGATAAGAAAACCGACACAGTAAATATGTAAGATGTGTGTATGTGGATTCCATGTAAAACAGATAAGGCCCGAGGCGGGTTTATACCTTAGCCAATCAGCGTTGACTTTACTAATCGCCTAGTTTGTGCTGCCGAACTTTTCAAGGTATGGTGCCTTCTCACGGGTCGTAAATTGAAGCTATATATAATTTGGTATCGCGAAACAAAGTTCATCTCAGTACATCTTCACTGAACGTAAACATGTCTGGTCGTGGTAAAGGAGGAAAAGGTCTTGGAAAGGGGGGCGCCAAGCGTCACAGGAAAGTTCTTCGAGACAACATCCAGGGTATCACCAAGCCTGCCATCCGTCGTCTTGCACGTAGAGGTGGAGTTAAACGTATCTCTGGACTCATCTACGAGGAAACCCGTGGTGTCTTGAAAGTCTTCCTCGAGAACGTCATCCGTGATGCAGTCACATACACAGAGCATGCCAAGAGAAAGACCGTCACAGCCATGGACGTTGTCTACGCTCTGAAGAGACAGGGACGCACCCTCTACGGATTCGGCGGTTAAACTGCCACTCCTGTGTGCTTGCAGCACTGACAACAAACAAACGGCCGTTTTTAACGGCCACCAAACTTTTAGAAAAGATGCCTCTATCACAAATGCTGTGAAATACACCGACACAACTCTGTGAGACATACTACACTTTTACCTGTCATTAGTAATGAGTTAGCATTCATTTCCCCTGCCACATGCACTCGAAATAAGAGTGGTTGGAAGTCACATGAGTTATGAACAATCACTTTTACACTTCGCCTAATCAAAGAATGATATTAAAGTAAGCCACATTTCACATGTCAGAAGATGACTATTGTTCAAATTTAAATAGGTCAGATATTGCGCATAGATTTAATGATaatgtaaagaaatatattcatgtCATTTGATCCTCCAACCTCATTGATTTCTCTTGTAAGTGTCTAAAACATGACAGAATAGGTAATTGAAAtcagaaattttaattgaaaactcTGCagaagtgtatttttattatcttccatgttgaaatgatattaaattgCTATGGTGAAAAGgattaaaactattaaaatataggGCAGTGAAATTGACTTTAATCATGATTGAAAAGCAGACACTGATAATGTTTAGCTATTATTTTATGACCATATTGTAGATTGCactgttttgatattttaaattgtacgaTAATATTGAATAATGAAGATCAATAAGTAATTGGTGTACAGTAATAGAGACAGAACTTTTTTATTCTTAGATGTGACAGCCTGTTGTAATTTCAGTTTCTGTGAAGATGGGTACTCATTTTGATAGTGAATGTATAGTCTTGAAACAATCATGACTATTGAACACAAATTTAATGTACCAGTAACTGCGTATTGTAATGATGGTAGCTTTTCGAAAAAATTGTGTGGCCCTGAAAAGGGCCGTTTGGTTATGTCAACTACATATCCCTGCAGTTTACTTGCTGCTGGTGTACTTGGTAACAGCTTTGGTACCTTCAGAGACAGCATGCTTGGCCAATTCACCTGGCAGGAGAAGGCGGACTGCAGTCTGGATTTCTCTGCTGGTGATGGTTGAGCGTTTTGTTGTAGTGGGCCAGACGGGAGGCCTCAGCGGCAATTCTCTCGAAGATGTCATTGACGAAAGAATTCATGATGCTCATGGCCTTGCTGGAAACTCCAGTGTCAGGGTGCACCTGTTTCAAGACTTTGTAGATGTAGATAGCGTAGGATTCCCTCCTCCTCCTGCGCTTCTTCTTGTCCCCAGTTCTCTGGGCCTTAGCCTTGGTGGCAGCTTTCTTAGAACCTTTAGATCCAACTTTGGGTGGCATGTTTACAGTGTGAAGACTGAAACTATGAATGGCGCATTGCTCTCGGTAGATTTATATATAACACGAGGCGGATTGAAGCGTACAGGTAAATTGCGGACGTCTTTGTAAACATCATATTGGTCAGGACGCCCGAGGTGCGTTTAAAACGAGCGCTGTGATTGGTGGATCATCTCAATCCTTGGAAGTGTTTTAAATAGAGTGGCGCAGCGCATGGCGTGTTATTCgttgatttaattttgtcagCGCCCAACCCACACACCAATCTAAAATGTCAGGACGTGGTAAAGGAGGCAAAGTGAAGGGAAAGGCAAAGAGCCGATCTTCCCGTGCCGGACTACAGTTTCCCGTTGGTCGTATCCACCGTCTGCTGAGGAAGGGCAACTACGCCGAGAGAGTGGGAGCCGGTTGCCCCAGTGTATTTGGCCGCTGTCCTTGAGTACTTGGCCGCTGAAGTGTTGGAGTTGGCAGGCAACGCAGCCCGTGACAACAAGAAAACCAGAATCATCCCCCGTCATCTGCAGCTTGCTATCCGCAACGACGAGGAGTTGAACAAACTTCTGTCCGGTGTGACCATCGCACAGGGTGGTGTTTTGCCCAACATCCAGGCCGTGCTCCTCCCCAAGAAGACCCAGAAGCCAGCCGCCAAGTAAAAAGTCAGCCCTGTCGACTTGACTTGTCTGTACCAAACGGCCCGTTTTCACGGCCacccatatttttcgaaaagatgtctctataGCATGTAATTAAGCACACATATACAATGCAGATACCCATTACACGTTTATTGAATGCATTGCCACACACCGTCAACCTATTACataaatttctattcatgttcaATTAATATCCAATTTGATGTTGTTCCAACGCTCTCAAATGCTAAacacaaatttaatttatatcagtTACCCCTCAATAATACATTAGtgtgtgaaaaaattaaaatttgagctcaaatctcGATCATGCTCATTGGTTAAACTAGTGATATAAATGCATGCATAATGTTAGAATGATATGTACTTGAACAATTGCGACATCCGATTCTGATTTTATACAGTGTTTCATGGGGGAGATCATTTGTgcgttattttattattattattattctttttctattTGAATTGATATCAAAACGGTGAATGTACATTCACGTACGTATGCATGGTCTGCGCATTACAAATTAAGGTCTAAGTAAGATGTGCACACGTGAAAACCGCAGTTTTGGCAATGTTATCATGATTGCACAAATGAACTAATTATTTATTCACGTCATTCATCACCCGTTTTTTTTCCCAATTCATGATCAACTACTACCTTAGTATATCTATATTTATGTTGATATGCTTTTTGACTGTATGTGCATTTGTTAACATAACGCCGTTTTCTTGCACGTACTATACTGTACATCGCACTTCGCGTAAAGTAGATAAtgtaattcaattttctttatttttcaaaaaatcctaTGACTTTTGCCactgaatattttgatattattattaaagtgacgactttttctttctttttttattttatttatttgtttttctttctgacaactttaaaaatttataattctcTCTTGCTCTTGTTCTGTGTATCGTGTGTTTCTGGGTGTATGGACCTGGTGTGAATTTCACTTAAAAGAAGATATGTATGGGCCTTCTACACAATAGACGATATACAATACACTTATGTCTGTATGTTGgacgttaaaaaaatgtaattttctgtgaataattatcaattttaaagacATTGCGTGACTTTATCGGCATTTGGAGTTGGAATTTGCTACTCTGTCCTACGTTTTCCTTTCATTTGAGTTCCTTTAGCGGAGAATTTACGTAAAATATGCAGATGATATGGTGGGGATATATCCACACAatgtgattttcataaaatagcTGCAATCGGTACTCATTAAACGGCACAGCAAGGATGTAAACATCGGCATCAAAACACACATCGATTCTACTATGCATATGCGCTTCGATTTTAAGGGATGTTTTCGAGGACGTCCGCGCCCGCTGTAAACAAAAGCAGCGAGAGCGTGAGACTTCACTATTTCCTCGTATTAGTTCGCAGTGAATTGTACAGCGTTTTCGTTTCGTCCGAAGCCATGGCAGACACAGCAACCACAACCCCAGTCAAGAAGAAGGTTACTAAGCCTAAGGTACCTGCAGCACACCCCAAGTACGTCGACATGATCAGGGCCGCCTTGGAATCCCTGAAAGAGCGTGGTGGATCTTCCAGACAGGCCATTCTGAAGTACATTATGGCCAACTTTAAAGTGGGAAACGACGTCAACCCCATTAATGTCCACCTTAAAATGGCACTCAAGAACGGAGTGAGAAGAAAGGCGCTCTGAAACAAGCCAAAGGAACAGGCGCCACTGGCTCTTTCAAGTTAGGAGACAAGCCAAAGACAGAGAAAAAACCAAAGGCGAAGAAAGTCACCAAACCAAGGCAGCCAAACCAAAGAAGGCCACAGCTgttaaggtattcgatgtataacgaccacattttgtacctaattAATGAATGGTCCGGTATTCTTAATTATTAtgtcattttgaaggtgttatcaaataaaaattctccaccaaaggaattttcaaaatattgattatggtCCAACTAAGTACAcattgaattttgcattgaagtctatgggaaacgtatgttttaatataatattgtaaaaagtaacttgaaatttttaaaactctcttggttaatacatgcataaactttttctttattaaaatatgaaataaaatgaatcatttaccgcagatattttgacgaaattaaaattttctttttttcaacaagggggagataactctttaaaaaattttaaggtgcaaaatgaccggcttcttatatgttgtcagtcatgtgaatttggtttatttcactttcattgttatttagcaata
This window encodes:
- the LOC128169567 gene encoding histone H4 → MSGRGKGGKGLGKGGAKRHRKVLRDNIQGITKPAIRRLARRGGVKRISGLIYEETRGVLKVFLENVIRDAVTYTEHAKRKTVTAMDVVYALKRQGRTLYGFGG